A DNA window from Vibrio cidicii contains the following coding sequences:
- a CDS encoding L-rhamnose isomerase translates to MNEQQILSAYQYAKEAFKQHGVDTDKALEILSKTPISIHCWQGDDVRGFESPDVALSGGIQATGNYPGAATTPTQLRADMEQAFSLIPGKKRVNLHAIYLDSDEKVERNQIAPAHFSRWVEWAKKHDLGLDFNPTLFSHPLADDGFTLSHPNEEVRQFWIEHVIASRKISEYFGRELGTPSFMNIWIPDGMKDQPVDRLSPRARLADSLDKALAEKIDSKYHKDAVESKLFGIGAEAFTVGSNEFYLAYAATRGTALCLDAGHFHPTEVISDKISACSLYVQDLLLHVTRPIRWDSDHVVSFDDETQAIMREIVRNDLLDRVAIGLDFFDASINRIAAWVIGTRNAQKALLKALLEPTEKLHQAEQAFDYTTRFGLIEETHSLPWSAVWDYHCQQNGVPVGFDWINQVKDYEATVLATR, encoded by the coding sequence ATGAACGAACAGCAAATCTTATCGGCCTACCAATACGCAAAAGAAGCGTTTAAACAACATGGGGTAGATACCGATAAAGCGCTTGAAATCCTTAGTAAAACGCCAATTTCCATCCACTGTTGGCAAGGCGACGACGTGCGCGGTTTCGAATCTCCTGATGTGGCTTTGAGCGGCGGTATTCAAGCGACGGGCAACTATCCCGGCGCTGCCACCACGCCAACGCAACTGCGTGCGGACATGGAACAAGCGTTCTCACTCATCCCCGGGAAAAAGCGTGTTAACTTGCATGCCATTTACCTAGACAGTGATGAAAAAGTCGAGCGCAACCAGATCGCCCCAGCGCACTTTTCTCGTTGGGTTGAATGGGCGAAAAAGCACGATTTGGGATTGGACTTTAACCCTACGCTGTTTTCTCACCCATTAGCCGATGATGGTTTTACCCTTTCTCATCCGAATGAAGAAGTGCGTCAATTCTGGATTGAGCACGTTATCGCCAGCCGTAAAATTTCAGAATACTTTGGCCGCGAGCTTGGTACACCGTCGTTCATGAATATTTGGATTCCAGATGGTATGAAAGACCAGCCCGTCGACCGCCTCTCTCCACGGGCGCGTTTAGCCGATTCTCTCGATAAAGCCCTCGCAGAGAAAATTGATAGCAAATACCACAAAGACGCTGTGGAAAGTAAGCTTTTTGGTATCGGAGCGGAAGCGTTTACCGTCGGCAGCAATGAGTTTTATCTCGCTTATGCCGCGACACGTGGCACCGCTCTGTGTCTTGATGCTGGCCACTTCCACCCCACCGAAGTCATCAGCGACAAGATAAGCGCCTGCTCTCTGTACGTGCAAGATCTGCTACTGCATGTCACGCGTCCAATCCGCTGGGATTCAGATCACGTGGTCTCGTTTGATGATGAAACACAAGCGATCATGCGTGAGATCGTACGTAACGACTTACTCGATCGCGTTGCAATCGGCTTAGATTTCTTTGATGCATCGATTAACCGTATCGCCGCATGGGTTATCGGTACACGTAATGCACAAAAAGCGCTGCTGAAAGCCTTGCTAGAGCCAACAGAGAAACTTCATCAAGCGGAGCAAGCGTTCGACTACACCACGCGTTTTGGTCTGATTGAAGAAACACACTCTCTACCTTGGAGCGCAGTCTGGGATTACCACTGTCAACAAAACGGCGTGCCTGTCGGCTTTGACTGGATCAACCAAGTGAAAGATTACGAAGCAACAGTGCTCGCCACTCGTTAA
- the rhaD gene encoding rhamnulose-1-phosphate aldolase encodes MISLNSTVLHEIAKVSEVSQYLWQREWAERNGGNISVDLTDIFGPVANTEVVYKKLPLPLPNSCASRIYYVKGTGQRIRELRDAAYAGCILQISPEADSFAILWGGNASTDFAPTSEFISHIKILETKRAQGSSHKSVVHTHPLELIALSHHSDVSKSSDLFTHTCWKMLPEVRAFVPKGVGMIPYCLPSSEELADLTTESLLQRDVAIWEKHGATASGDDVLQAFDYIDVANKGAKLYLMCLAAGYEPEGVTQEKHGYFEKRF; translated from the coding sequence ATGATTTCATTAAACAGCACCGTATTACACGAAATTGCCAAAGTCAGCGAAGTATCTCAATACTTGTGGCAGCGAGAGTGGGCTGAGCGCAATGGCGGTAACATTTCTGTCGACCTCACCGATATCTTCGGCCCCGTCGCCAACACTGAGGTCGTCTATAAAAAATTGCCTCTGCCGTTACCCAACAGCTGTGCGAGCCGAATTTACTACGTGAAAGGAACCGGGCAGCGAATTCGTGAACTACGTGACGCGGCCTATGCTGGCTGTATTTTACAGATCAGCCCAGAAGCGGATAGTTTTGCGATTTTGTGGGGAGGCAATGCGTCAACTGACTTCGCACCGACTTCCGAATTTATTAGTCATATCAAAATCCTAGAAACAAAACGTGCGCAAGGTTCGAGTCACAAATCCGTGGTACACACTCATCCACTGGAACTGATCGCTCTTTCACACCATTCAGACGTATCAAAGAGCAGCGATCTCTTTACGCATACTTGCTGGAAAATGTTGCCTGAAGTGCGTGCATTCGTGCCGAAAGGTGTCGGCATGATCCCTTACTGCTTACCGTCATCGGAAGAGCTTGCGGATCTCACTACCGAATCTTTACTTCAACGTGATGTGGCCATTTGGGAAAAGCATGGCGCAACTGCCTCAGGTGATGACGTTTTACAAGCATTCGACTACATCGACGTCGCCAACAAAGGAGCTAAGTTGTACCTGATGTGTCTTGCTGCAGGGTATGAGCCAGAGGGCGTGACACAAGAGAAACATGGATATTTTGAAAAACGTTTTTAA
- the rhaM gene encoding L-rhamnose mutarotase, with product MERKAFLMFVNPECHVEYQKRHDEIWQEMTHLLQSHGVTNYSIHLFAEQNMLFGYAEVQSEAQWNAIANTAICRKWWAYMKDVMPSNPDNSPISKPLKEVFYLK from the coding sequence GTGGAACGCAAAGCATTTTTGATGTTCGTTAATCCAGAATGTCATGTTGAATACCAAAAGCGCCACGATGAGATCTGGCAGGAGATGACCCATCTCCTGCAATCTCACGGGGTAACAAATTACTCGATTCATCTGTTTGCTGAACAAAACATGCTCTTCGGATATGCCGAAGTGCAAAGCGAAGCGCAATGGAATGCGATCGCAAATACAGCTATCTGTCGGAAATGGTGGGCTTATATGAAGGATGTCATGCCATCCAATCCGGATAATTCCCCAATTTCTAAACCACTTAAAGAGGTTTTCTATTTAAAATGA
- the rhaB gene encoding rhamnulokinase encodes MNSVIAIDLGASSGRVMVGFLEDGKIRLEEFHRFQNQQVTHNNQSCWDLYSILEEIKVGINKVLASNIDVRSLAIDTWGVDFVLLDKFGKHLGAFVSYRDARTAGMLDKLLADSGMNKEKIYAATGIQFLTFNTVYQLKAIADAQPDWFDEIDTLLFIPDYLNYKLSGVKHCEYTNASTSQLLDCHERSWNKTLIDACGAKMNWFLPPKMPNRIVGQYKLGDIHIPVCSVASHDTASAVAATPIFNDNTAYLSSGTWSLVGVESLEPVTSNQAFAYNLTNEGGVDGRYRILKNIMGLWLIQRIKAENPSLAFSDIALLAKQATPFEFVINPNDDDFLNPPSMAEAIKNWFKVRHLPAPESLAQVVRCIYDSLALAYNDTIEQIAHATQRSITELRIVGGGVQDEFLNQLCADVCQISVSTQPKEASALGNVINQFIALDIISCLDEGRKIIDASSQVNVYQPNPIAGLENIKAQYQLVK; translated from the coding sequence ATGAATTCAGTCATTGCCATTGACCTAGGCGCATCAAGTGGTCGCGTCATGGTCGGCTTTTTAGAAGATGGGAAAATTCGTTTAGAAGAATTTCACCGCTTTCAAAATCAACAGGTGACCCATAACAACCAATCTTGCTGGGACCTTTACTCCATTTTGGAAGAGATAAAAGTTGGCATCAATAAAGTGCTGGCAAGCAATATCGATGTTCGCTCATTAGCCATCGATACATGGGGAGTCGACTTTGTGCTCCTCGACAAATTTGGTAAACACCTTGGGGCATTCGTCAGCTATCGTGATGCGCGCACTGCAGGCATGTTGGACAAACTTCTCGCCGACAGCGGTATGAACAAAGAAAAAATCTATGCTGCGACGGGGATTCAATTTCTCACCTTCAACACCGTTTATCAACTCAAAGCGATCGCTGACGCACAGCCAGATTGGTTTGATGAGATTGATACACTGCTTTTTATTCCTGACTACCTGAACTACAAACTCAGTGGCGTGAAACATTGTGAATACACCAATGCGTCCACCAGTCAATTGCTTGATTGTCATGAGAGAAGCTGGAATAAAACGCTGATCGATGCCTGTGGCGCGAAGATGAACTGGTTCCTACCACCCAAAATGCCAAACCGTATTGTTGGCCAATACAAACTGGGAGATATTCATATCCCTGTCTGTTCCGTGGCAAGTCACGATACCGCGTCGGCCGTCGCCGCCACACCGATTTTCAACGACAACACTGCATACTTAAGTTCAGGAACTTGGTCCTTGGTTGGGGTTGAAAGCCTTGAACCCGTCACTTCAAATCAAGCATTCGCCTACAACCTCACTAACGAAGGTGGTGTGGATGGCCGCTACCGCATCTTAAAAAACATCATGGGGTTGTGGCTTATTCAACGAATTAAAGCGGAAAACCCTTCGCTGGCATTCTCTGACATCGCTTTACTTGCGAAACAAGCAACACCGTTTGAATTCGTCATTAATCCCAATGATGATGATTTTCTCAATCCGCCGTCGATGGCAGAGGCAATTAAAAACTGGTTTAAGGTGCGCCACTTACCCGCCCCAGAGAGCTTGGCTCAAGTCGTGCGCTGTATCTACGACAGCCTAGCACTCGCCTACAACGACACCATCGAACAAATCGCACACGCGACGCAACGTTCAATTACCGAGCTACGCATCGTAGGCGGAGGTGTGCAAGACGAATTTCTCAACCAACTTTGTGCTGATGTATGCCAGATCTCTGTATCAACACAGCCAAAAGAAGCCTCGGCACTGGGCAACGTAATCAACCAGTTTATCGCCCTCGACATTATCTCCTGCTTGGATGAGGGCAGAAAAATCATTGATGCATCATCTCAAGTCAATGTCTATCAACCGAACCCTATTGCTGGCTTAGAAAACATCAAAGCACAGTATCAATTAGTAAAATAA
- a CDS encoding zinc-dependent metalloprotease, whose translation MPTINIVNKETPAGKHPGDLRINMFNLITDPVDNGLLGYGPSATNPLTGEIVHAHVNQYAGVIRASARDMWRRLTVHYNRQEIARPTENDLDNNQTTTNDDNTAASEPAIMTFGGERVSNLVMAKNITNIRASLPMVAASEPRFDNGVVSWLRPDMQQEHSFNKQALSYAKQFQAYAEQNMYSDQFLWVSTQSKGLIKGIDYINGGYFDNAHLDPSQPDYADKVNTKLKAWEDLNADQQAQVTKQISQHIYTSTLVHELGHNLGLRHNFMGSMDKNNFYSEQEITALGYDKVPAYSSIMDYGASIFDELPTYGKYDIAALRFGYNRQAEVNTVDDQGEPTVAYASLDAIDAKVRQNYRGYPLGTLEALKEQLAKQDDSQPTQSVKNYYYCTDENTSSTTTCNRFDEGTNILELTKFRIQRYWDSYDYLNKRNGRDSFYESRLFGYTVARLNQFNEIREVVEDLGEIDYYFAQLKGEEEESYGQNVANFYTDNCQNASTRSRLPQGAQMICDTFDAALLAADFFVEVMAQPDHVCEIEVTTGSGQPLQLFSSLNDLWAQYGPDMSYKTTLPESCFDKDLVAKLASGSQPIKVLSETRDGRPYSDMRANNPNQIYSSAIDLMGIWPDKLLAAQTLVQRNDWRSSRDKSNMALMDVSDVRSGTKGTPVKMKEYLGYIGYGATSFRGPVFVDENGESVQTKTRYLPDLRSSIEVLPYYDVLKGYFQLSPTTVTPLFNALLTNLVAFGQADEYGLADSAQHLIDDISIRKPSMSVDLNGGYEFSWKTRNYMVTRRNGLAKNMALKAMLIDGRDEQRELLENSPYTVKQNLRFTQLGIRTQKDATLYLLRDTDAVNLLKSAVYFESLFRGTPFTPAKFAYDSSQKCYYPAKKSADEGCHNKDDLLLAWQSINENKDSDPEYLEALLNFSATQATEIAAQIADNPEHAKFYAIPAESIWLWSTGEYRRYRRAIEQLPLID comes from the coding sequence GTGCCGACAATTAACATTGTCAATAAAGAGACACCAGCAGGTAAGCACCCTGGTGACTTGCGCATCAATATGTTTAACCTCATCACCGATCCGGTCGACAATGGTTTGCTCGGTTATGGCCCTTCAGCCACCAACCCGCTTACCGGTGAAATTGTTCATGCGCACGTCAATCAGTACGCTGGCGTTATCCGTGCTTCCGCACGTGACATGTGGCGTCGCCTGACGGTGCACTACAACCGTCAAGAGATTGCACGCCCGACTGAAAACGATCTCGATAATAACCAAACCACGACGAACGACGACAATACTGCCGCTTCTGAACCAGCGATAATGACCTTTGGCGGCGAGCGCGTTTCTAACTTGGTCATGGCGAAAAACATCACCAATATTAGAGCATCACTTCCTATGGTCGCGGCCAGCGAACCTCGTTTCGATAATGGCGTCGTCTCTTGGCTTCGTCCAGATATGCAGCAGGAACACAGCTTTAACAAGCAGGCCCTAAGCTATGCGAAGCAGTTTCAAGCGTACGCTGAGCAGAACATGTATTCTGATCAGTTCCTTTGGGTGAGCACTCAATCGAAAGGGTTAATTAAGGGCATTGATTATATCAACGGCGGTTACTTTGATAACGCGCATTTGGATCCTTCACAGCCAGATTACGCCGACAAGGTCAATACTAAGCTCAAAGCGTGGGAAGATCTCAACGCAGATCAGCAAGCGCAAGTGACCAAACAGATTTCGCAGCACATTTATACCTCGACCTTAGTCCACGAACTTGGCCACAATCTCGGTTTACGCCATAACTTCATGGGCTCAATGGACAAGAATAACTTCTACAGCGAGCAAGAAATCACCGCGCTTGGCTATGATAAGGTCCCCGCTTACAGTTCGATCATGGATTACGGCGCTTCGATTTTTGACGAACTGCCAACCTATGGTAAGTACGACATCGCTGCACTGCGTTTCGGATACAATCGCCAAGCCGAAGTGAATACCGTTGATGATCAAGGTGAACCTACTGTCGCATACGCTAGCTTAGACGCCATTGACGCTAAAGTGCGTCAGAACTACCGTGGTTACCCACTCGGTACTTTGGAAGCGCTCAAAGAGCAGTTGGCAAAACAAGACGATAGTCAACCGACTCAAAGCGTTAAAAACTACTACTACTGTACTGATGAAAACACCAGCAGCACGACCACCTGTAACCGCTTTGACGAAGGGACCAATATCCTTGAGTTGACCAAGTTCCGCATTCAGCGTTACTGGGACAGTTACGACTACCTCAACAAACGCAATGGCCGTGATAGCTTTTATGAGAGTAGATTGTTCGGCTACACGGTGGCTCGCCTTAACCAGTTCAATGAGATCCGTGAAGTGGTTGAGGATCTTGGTGAAATTGACTACTACTTTGCCCAGCTAAAAGGCGAAGAAGAAGAGAGTTACGGGCAAAACGTAGCGAATTTCTACACCGACAACTGTCAAAATGCGTCAACTCGCAGTCGACTGCCACAAGGTGCACAAATGATTTGTGACACCTTTGATGCAGCCTTATTAGCGGCAGATTTCTTTGTTGAAGTGATGGCACAGCCGGATCATGTTTGCGAAATTGAGGTCACCACTGGCAGCGGTCAGCCGTTACAGCTATTTTCCTCATTAAATGATTTGTGGGCGCAATACGGTCCAGACATGAGCTATAAAACCACGCTACCAGAATCTTGTTTCGACAAGGACTTGGTCGCTAAATTGGCTAGTGGTTCTCAACCAATCAAGGTATTATCAGAAACCCGTGATGGCCGTCCATATTCGGATATGAGAGCCAACAACCCCAACCAGATTTACTCATCGGCAATCGATTTGATGGGGATCTGGCCAGACAAATTACTGGCAGCACAGACACTGGTGCAAAGAAATGATTGGCGTAGTTCGCGTGACAAATCCAATATGGCGCTGATGGATGTTTCTGACGTTCGCAGTGGCACCAAAGGAACGCCAGTAAAAATGAAAGAGTACCTGGGCTACATAGGTTACGGCGCGACCAGCTTCCGCGGCCCGGTATTTGTTGACGAGAATGGTGAGAGTGTCCAAACCAAAACACGATATCTACCGGATTTACGTAGCTCTATTGAAGTGCTTCCGTATTACGATGTACTTAAGGGTTATTTCCAGTTGTCACCAACCACAGTGACACCATTGTTTAATGCATTGCTGACCAACTTGGTGGCGTTCGGACAGGCAGATGAGTACGGATTAGCCGACAGCGCTCAACACCTGATCGATGACATTTCAATCAGAAAACCAAGTATGTCTGTTGACCTAAATGGTGGTTATGAATTTAGCTGGAAAACACGCAACTACATGGTGACGCGTCGTAACGGTTTGGCCAAAAACATGGCACTTAAAGCGATGTTAATTGACGGACGTGATGAGCAACGTGAGCTTCTGGAGAATTCACCTTACACCGTAAAACAAAACTTGCGTTTCACTCAGTTAGGCATTCGTACGCAAAAAGACGCCACTTTGTACCTGCTGCGTGATACCGATGCAGTGAACCTCCTGAAATCAGCCGTTTATTTTGAATCGCTGTTTAGAGGTACCCCTTTCACTCCGGCTAAATTCGCCTACGACAGTAGCCAAAAATGCTACTACCCAGCGAAGAAAAGTGCCGATGAGGGCTGCCATAACAAGGATGACCTACTGCTTGCTTGGCAAAGCATTAATGAGAATAAAGATAGCGATCCGGAGTACTTGGAGGCTCTACTTAACTTCTCAGCAACTCAGGCAACGGAAATCGCAGCACAGATCGCAGACAATCCTGAGCATGCCAAGTTCTACGCCATCCCAGCAGAAAGCATCTGGCTATGGAGCACTGGCGAGTACCGTCGTTACCGCCGCGCCATTGAGCAGTTGCCTTTGATAGACTAA
- the ltrA gene encoding group II intron reverse transcriptase/maturase: MEQISSSANLNHALRRVKKNKGCAGVDRLDIAATISKLRQASNGQALRQSLLDGSYQAQPVLGVEIPKTTGGVRQLGIPTVLDRIVQQAITSVLSDIYEPKFSNSSYGFRPNRSAHHALAAASRYIREGRGYVVDIDLAKYFDTVNHDRLMHRLSKDISDKRVLKLIRSYLQAGLMRDGLVERRQRGTPQGGPLSPLLSNIVLDELDKELARRGHKFCRYADDCQIYVRSEEAAHRVKESITEFLEQKLKLTVNREKSAATRVTERAYLSHSFKIDGTLLISKSAQAQMKKRVRKITKRNRGRELSVIITELTQYLRGWQHYFKLAIGQSAMQRLDEWIRRRLRCYRLKQRKRRYSIATWLQRQGVTERNAWKLAMSDKGWWRLALSPQLNHAMPIKWFKERGLYSLRDGYESLKVYSEPPYATHACTVV, from the coding sequence ATGGAACAAATCAGCTCCTCAGCGAATTTGAACCATGCCCTTCGACGCGTGAAGAAGAACAAGGGGTGCGCAGGTGTCGACAGACTCGACATCGCAGCGACCATCTCTAAACTTCGACAAGCTTCAAACGGGCAAGCGCTCCGCCAGAGTCTTCTGGACGGAAGCTACCAAGCTCAACCTGTTCTGGGTGTAGAAATCCCTAAAACGACTGGTGGCGTCAGGCAATTAGGCATCCCCACGGTACTGGATAGGATAGTCCAACAGGCGATCACATCAGTACTGTCAGACATCTATGAGCCGAAGTTCTCCAACAGTAGTTATGGGTTCAGGCCAAACCGCAGTGCGCATCATGCGCTTGCGGCAGCAAGCCGCTATATCAGAGAAGGGCGGGGTTATGTAGTGGATATCGATCTAGCCAAATACTTCGACACGGTGAACCATGATAGGCTGATGCACAGATTATCTAAGGACATCAGTGATAAACGAGTATTAAAGCTCATCAGGTCCTATCTACAGGCAGGCTTAATGCGAGATGGGTTAGTAGAGCGAAGACAACGAGGAACACCACAGGGTGGTCCATTATCTCCGTTACTCTCTAATATCGTATTAGATGAACTGGACAAAGAGTTAGCGCGAAGAGGGCATAAGTTCTGTCGATATGCAGATGACTGCCAAATCTACGTTCGTAGTGAGGAAGCCGCCCATCGAGTCAAAGAGTCGATAACGGAGTTCTTGGAGCAGAAGCTAAAGCTCACGGTAAACCGTGAGAAAAGTGCAGCGACAAGAGTGACGGAGCGAGCCTACCTAAGCCATAGCTTCAAGATAGACGGAACCCTTCTGATATCAAAATCGGCACAAGCTCAAATGAAGAAGCGAGTGCGGAAAATAACGAAGCGAAATCGAGGTCGAGAGTTATCGGTAATCATCACCGAGTTAACCCAATACCTACGAGGTTGGCAGCACTACTTCAAGCTCGCCATAGGTCAAAGTGCGATGCAGCGCTTGGACGAATGGATACGGCGTCGGTTGAGATGTTACCGCCTGAAACAGCGCAAACGCAGATACAGCATAGCGACATGGTTACAACGCCAAGGTGTAACAGAGCGAAATGCGTGGAAACTGGCGATGTCTGATAAAGGGTGGTGGCGCTTAGCACTCTCGCCCCAGTTGAATCACGCCATGCCAATCAAATGGTTCAAGGAGAGGGGGCTTTACTCATTGAGAGATGGGTATGAGTCACTAAAGGTATATTCGGAACCGCCGTATGCGACCCACGCTTGTACGGTGGTGTGA